In one Stenotrophomonas maltophilia genomic region, the following are encoded:
- the thrA gene encoding bifunctional aspartate kinase/homoserine dehydrogenase I, which translates to MSSHVLPPPVAPAELASPSMVVHKFGGTSVADAERYRHVGGLLRARPESQQVTVVSAMKGVTDALIELAQLAAQGDEGWREAWHALRARHRGAAVALLGEQVGDTVEWIDARFEQLSEVLAALTVIGELPREVLDRVQGLGEVFSAQLLGTYLRACGEDCAVLDARDVLVVGHGELGVDVDWEASADRLAKWRLQHPQTRVVATGFVARDRNDRITTLGRNGSDYSGAIFAALFNADELHIWTDVDGVLSADPRLVPEAVQLESLSYDEACELAYFGAKVVHPQTMSPAIRLGLPIFIRNTFQPTHPGTRISAERSPRGPVKGLTLSPDLALLNLEGTGLIGVPGTAERVFAALRQAQVSVVMISQGSSEHSICCVVRAAEAGRGRGALLQAFAHELSVGQVQRVQVHEGVSVLAAVGDGMAGQPGVAARLFEALGRAQVNILAIAQGSSERNISVAVDSADATRALRAAHAGFWLSPQTFAVGVIGPGNVGAALLDQLLAARPQLLAKANVDLRLRALASRSRMRLEADGLHADWRQALQAGGEASDLDRFTEHLLAAHLPHAVVIDCSGSSEVAERYADWLAAGIHVVTPNKQAGAGPLSRYQRIRAAAAASGARFRYEATVGAGLPVITTLRDLVDTGDEVLAIEGIFSGTLAWLFNRFDGSQPFSSLVAQARSMGYTEPDPRDDLSGVDVARKLVILAREAGHALSLEQVQVESLVPALLREGSVEDFMARLGESDASLQQRLQDARERGAVLRYVARLDADGASVGLHELPAAHAFANLRLTDNVVQFRTRRYCENPLVVQGPGAGPEVTAAGVFADLLRVAAGEGARL; encoded by the coding sequence ATGTCTTCCCACGTTCTCCCCCCTCCTGTTGCCCCGGCCGAGCTGGCCTCGCCGTCCATGGTCGTGCACAAGTTCGGCGGCACTTCGGTGGCCGACGCCGAGCGCTACCGCCATGTCGGCGGCCTGCTGCGAGCCCGCCCCGAATCGCAGCAGGTCACCGTTGTCTCGGCCATGAAGGGCGTCACCGATGCGTTGATTGAACTGGCCCAGCTGGCGGCGCAGGGAGACGAGGGGTGGCGCGAGGCCTGGCATGCGTTGCGTGCCCGCCATCGTGGGGCCGCGGTGGCCCTGCTCGGCGAACAGGTGGGCGACACCGTGGAGTGGATCGACGCGCGTTTCGAGCAGCTGTCCGAAGTGCTGGCCGCGCTGACCGTGATCGGGGAGCTGCCGCGTGAAGTGCTCGACCGCGTGCAGGGCCTGGGCGAGGTGTTCTCCGCGCAGCTGCTGGGTACGTACCTGCGCGCATGCGGCGAGGACTGCGCCGTCCTTGATGCACGCGACGTGCTCGTGGTCGGCCACGGCGAGCTGGGCGTGGATGTGGACTGGGAAGCCAGCGCCGACCGTCTGGCGAAATGGCGCCTGCAGCATCCGCAGACGCGCGTGGTCGCCACCGGGTTCGTCGCCCGGGACCGCAACGACCGCATCACCACGCTTGGCCGCAACGGCAGTGACTACTCCGGCGCGATCTTCGCCGCGCTGTTCAATGCCGACGAGCTGCACATCTGGACCGATGTCGATGGTGTGCTGTCGGCCGACCCGCGACTGGTGCCGGAGGCGGTGCAGCTGGAGTCGCTGAGCTACGACGAAGCCTGCGAGCTGGCGTACTTCGGCGCGAAAGTGGTGCACCCGCAGACGATGTCGCCGGCGATCCGGCTCGGGCTGCCGATCTTCATCCGCAACACCTTCCAGCCGACCCACCCGGGTACGCGCATCAGCGCCGAGCGCTCGCCGCGCGGACCGGTGAAGGGGCTCACGCTGAGTCCCGACCTGGCCCTGCTGAATCTCGAGGGGACCGGCCTGATCGGCGTGCCTGGCACCGCCGAGCGCGTATTCGCAGCGTTGCGCCAGGCGCAGGTGTCGGTGGTGATGATCTCGCAGGGTTCTTCGGAGCACTCGATCTGCTGCGTGGTGCGGGCTGCCGAAGCGGGCCGTGGCCGCGGAGCGTTGCTGCAGGCCTTTGCCCATGAACTGTCGGTCGGCCAGGTGCAGCGCGTACAGGTCCACGAAGGGGTCAGCGTGCTGGCGGCGGTGGGCGATGGCATGGCCGGCCAGCCCGGTGTGGCTGCGCGCCTGTTCGAGGCGCTCGGCCGGGCGCAGGTCAATATCCTGGCGATCGCCCAGGGTTCCTCCGAGCGCAACATCTCGGTGGCCGTGGACAGCGCTGACGCGACGCGCGCGCTGCGCGCCGCCCACGCCGGATTCTGGTTGTCGCCGCAGACGTTCGCGGTGGGCGTGATCGGGCCGGGCAACGTCGGTGCCGCGCTGCTGGATCAGTTGCTGGCGGCGCGCCCGCAGCTGCTGGCCAAGGCCAATGTCGATCTGCGCCTGCGTGCACTGGCATCGCGTTCGCGGATGCGGCTGGAGGCCGATGGTCTGCATGCCGACTGGCGGCAGGCGCTGCAGGCGGGCGGTGAGGCCAGCGATCTCGACCGCTTCACCGAGCACCTGTTGGCCGCGCACCTGCCGCATGCGGTGGTGATCGACTGCAGTGGCAGCAGCGAGGTCGCCGAGCGCTATGCCGATTGGCTGGCCGCGGGCATCCATGTGGTCACCCCGAACAAACAGGCGGGCGCCGGCCCGCTGTCGCGCTACCAGCGGATCCGTGCGGCGGCGGCTGCCAGTGGCGCGCGCTTCCGCTATGAGGCGACGGTGGGCGCCGGCCTGCCGGTGATCACCACGCTGCGCGACCTGGTCGATACCGGCGACGAGGTGCTGGCCATCGAAGGCATTTTCTCGGGCACGCTGGCCTGGCTGTTCAACCGCTTCGACGGCAGCCAGCCGTTCTCCTCGCTGGTGGCGCAGGCGCGTTCGATGGGCTACACCGAGCCGGATCCCCGCGATGACCTGTCGGGGGTGGATGTCGCGCGCAAGCTGGTGATCCTGGCGCGCGAGGCCGGCCACGCACTCAGTCTTGAACAGGTGCAGGTGGAAAGCCTGGTGCCGGCGCTGCTTCGCGAAGGCAGCGTCGAGGACTTCATGGCCCGCCTGGGCGAGTCTGATGCATCACTGCAGCAACGCCTGCAGGACGCGCGCGAGCGCGGCGCAGTGCTGCGCTATGTGGCCAGGCTTGACGCGGACGGCGCGTCGGTGGGTCTGCACGAGCTGCCGGCGGCACACGCGTTCGCCAACCTGCGCCTGACCGACAACGTGGTGCAGTTCCGTACCCGCCGCTACTGTGAGAATCCGCTGGTGGTGCAGGGGCCCGGCGCGGGACCGGAGGTCACTGCTGCAGGCGTGTTTGCCGACCTGCTGCGGGTGGCGGCCGGTGAAGGGGCGCGCCTGTGA